One segment of Carya illinoinensis cultivar Pawnee chromosome 1, C.illinoinensisPawnee_v1, whole genome shotgun sequence DNA contains the following:
- the LOC122292483 gene encoding peroxidase 4-like yields MAFYNLLPIVLIFASRAIILKADSKLSPEYYSSKCPKALSVVQAAVIAAIKRETRIGASLLRLHFHDCFVNGCDASVLLDDTGSFIGEKTAIPNNNSARGFDAVDAIKARVEKVCPQVVSCADILALAARDSVVYLGGPSWEVGLGRRDSTTANRSAANTFIPPPTSNLSDLLANFSAQGLSVKDMVALAGGHTIGLARCTSFRAHIYNESNIDSSFAQSLRRNCPVSGNDNKLSPLDRQTPTHFDNLYYKNLVDKKGLLHSDQEFFNNNFTDFLVQNYAANAQVFFQDFAKAMIKMSQIKPLTGSKGEIRINCRKVNQKQSVNATTNHQP; encoded by the exons atggCTTTCTACAACTTGCTTCCGATTGTCCTCATCTTTGCTTCCCGGGCAATAATTCTCAAAGCCGATAGCAAGCTTTCCCCAGAATACTACTCCTCCAAATGCCCCAAAGCATTGTCTGTTGTTCAGGCAGCTGTTATAGCAGCCATCAAGCGCGAAACACGTATCGGGGCTTCTTTACTGCGCTTGCATTTTCATGATTGTTTCGTAAAT GGCTGTGACGCATCGGTACTGTTGGATGATACGGGCAGCTTTATAGGAGAGAAGACAGCAATTCCCAACAATAACTCGGCTAGAGGATTCGATGCCGTTGATGCTATTAAGGCCAGAGTGGAGAAGGTCTGCCCCCAAGTGGTGTCCTGTGCTGATATTCTTGCTCTGGCTGCTCGTGACTCGGTTGTTTAT TTAGGGGGTCCTTCATGGGAAGTTGGTTTGGGAAGAAGAGATTCTACCACTGCTAACAGAAGTGCAGCCAATACCTTTATCCCTCCACCTACTTCCAATCTAAGCGATCTCTTAGCAAACTTCTCCGCGCAGGGGCTCTCAGTGAAGGATATGGTCGCCCTTGCAG GTGGACATACTATTGGCCTCGCTAGATGCACATCATTCCGAGCGCACATTTACAATGAATCCAATATTGATTCCTCCTTTGCCCAGTCATTGCGGCGCAACTGCCCTGTTAGCGGAAATGACAACAAGCTTTCACCCCTTGACCGCCAAACCCCGACCCATTTTGATAATCTGTATTATAAGAATTTGGTGGATAAAAAGGGTCTTCTTCATTCTGATCAGGAGttctttaataataattttactgaTTTCCTGGTCCAGAATTATGCTGCGAACGCTCAAGTATTTTTCCAGGACTTTGCAAAGGCTATGATTAAAATGAGCCAAATCAAGCCTCTCACAGGAAGCAAGGGAGAGATCAGAATCAACTGCAGAAAAGTCAATCAGAAACAATCTGTAAATGCAACAACAAATCACCAACCATAA